In Danio rerio strain Tuebingen ecotype United States chromosome 9, GRCz12tu, whole genome shotgun sequence, the genomic window tatatatttatagtggtATGGATTTAACCACAGTTAGAGAGGAATGGGCCCTGTATGTGGACATTTGTGAGGCACTTCTGTTATCAGTCTGATAGAGCATGCAAACACAAGCAAGACCTGTAGTCTGCTTCTGCTTTATCAAAGTCCTCTATAGGTGTGTTTTTCACCCGGCTTATTCAACTGATTTTGTCAGATTTGAGGAGCTCACTTTGATACAAgtattcaaaatatacagttcACCATAGTAGAGgcatcatttttattaattatgagACAAAATAAGTTCTTTAAATCCCCATTTCGTTTTACACCTCTGAATGTGTGTGCGTACTTCAAATGCACAAGAAATATGTAagtatgcgtgtgtttgtgtgtgcatgtgacagAGAATGTGCCTTGAGAAGTAGGGCTGGCCTCTATAGTGCTGAGAGATGATTAACCAGCTCCTTTGTTTTCCAGACGGTAACTCTGTTGTCCCCTTTTCTCAGATCTCTTATCTCATCCCGTCTTATCACCTGGCCTTGGTACTTACCTTTCCCAAATATTTGTGTAGGATTGACGGAGACTTGAGACTCGTTCCATTTTTGTAGAGCGTACGTAGCTCCCAAACCTCTGTCAAACAGGAGTCATAGAGAGCCGAGATTCAATCAAGTGGTTATTTATTAGCCTTAACCGCATTTGTACCTGCTGACCAGAGTCgtgtgaaaagaaaaaaactaattagcCTGAAGGATGACGCTTGAAATGTTTGCCCTGCACCGTTTGCCACTGCGTCTTTCAGTTTGATTGGATTTTTATGGGTTTACAATGAGAGCAGGAGTGTGTTTGTGCTCGGGTGTGTGCTTTAAGGATTGAAGATTAATCAGAGGAAGGCACTGTGCCATTTGAGGCTGTAATGAACATCTGACCTTTGGAATTGTTTTAAGCTACTGTGTGCATAAGACATCACGATAGAAAAAAAACGGACAATGTGATGACTCATTTGGTGATTGTTTTCTCTCTGTCCATTTTTAGAGCACTCTGTGGCTGCTAAAACCGGCGGTTGTTTTCCAGCATCGGCTCTCGTCACCGTTGAGGATGGAAGCTTGAAGACTTTGGACAGCTTGCAGCCTGGAGAGAAAGTCCTGGCTTCATCGGAAAGCGACGGAAGCGGGACGCTTGTGTACAGCGAGGTCATCGCCTTCCTGGACCGTGACCCTTCCGCAAGGAAGCAGTTCTTCACCATTGAGACAGACTCTGGTGCGAAACTGAGCTTGACGGCGGCTCATCTGCTGTTTGTATCTGAAGGGAACTGCTCAGGGTCTGCAGCCAATGCAGAACTGCGGTCTGTATTTGCTAGCGATGTGCTGCCAGGTCAGTGTGTGGTGTCCACACAAGCAGCAGGACGGCACGGACGTTTATCACGGGTCTctcggatccaaatgcaggaggACAGGGGGGTCTTCGCTCCACTCACCAGCCATGGGACGGTGGTGGTCAATGGCATTGTTTCCTCCTGCTACGCAGCCGTGGACCAGCACTGGCTGGCTCACTGGGCTTTCGGGCCACTCAGGGTACTTTATAACTGGGGAGGTCCTGTTGGACATCAAGTCACAGGGATACACTGGTATTCCTCATTGCTTCACTGGATCGGAACTCAAGTGCTCGATCCAGCACACTTCCATCCTTGGAGCATGATGGACAATGATAGATGAAAATAAGGGAGGAATGAGgaagtttccaaaaaaaaaaaaaacacctaaaaaccCAGGTATACTTCTTTTCCCGCTCCATCTCGCACACAGGTACAGTATACTAAACTGCAAATACGTGTGAACGGGTGAATTCAACATTTGCACCACCTAGTGAACTCAATCCCACATCCCTCCCCTGCCTGCACAGACAAAAATATAGAACTTACTCGAACACTCTTGATGACCAAAAGTGCAACATGAGGACTGAAGTAGCTCAAGTATGTTAGTTTATAGCCTGGGACACACCAAGCCGATATCAAAAAACTAATATCAAAACTGACTGTGTTGTCGCATTGCATCAGCTGGAATAAAAAGGTGAGCATGAGCACACCAAACAAACGACAGCAGGTTAAACAAGAAAGAAGCTTCTGCGCATGCATGTGGATGAAACGACTTTCACAGTACTTCTCAATCAAATATGCTTGATAATCTGATAATCCATATTGCTTGCAAgtattcagttttgttttgtattctgGTCGTTGCTGAACAGCCAATTAGAGTGCTCTCTTTTATTGGCGGCCAACCTCAATTCCACATGCTGAATCGAACAAACTCCTTCAAATGTGAGCTCGACAAATGGCAAAGTGTGGAAAGCACCAAACAAACTTGCCAGACGCTCACCGACAGCCCAACAATGTCCAAGGGCTGATCATTGGCTTGGTGTGTACTAGCTTTTAGGAATTTTCAATAATGTGGTGATGTATTACACAAATGTCACTATAAAAAAGCAGGTTTGAACCTGAAaatctagcgacagacgctaaagGTCATCGTCTTTAGCTTCCTtcttagagcaaccaactcccatgcggagagTCGCCTGCTCTATCCTAGGTCAGAGTGGGTTGAATGGTGTAGGAATGGCAGGGTTACATCGATGCCGTGACCtgaatgggagtgaggtttaggaggGGTGAGTGTAACCGAGggcagctagtgaagtgctgtgcaggtaaatctcactctTCTGAACCCGAAaaagtgctctagtgacagacgctgcaggccatggtctttagcctccttgttagagcaaccaactcccatgcggagagTCGAGGGTTTAATCctagctcagagcgggttgggtagtGTAGGACCAGCAGGGTTACTCGTGAACAACTGGAATGAACCAGTCATAGGATTACAATTGAGATGACTGGAATTTACACCAAATTTCACAGAGCAATGGTAAATCTGACAGCACCATAGGAGAGAAGTCCTAAAATGAAGAACACCATCATGTAAGACTCTGAATAGACTGTTCAAAGACTAAAAGCAGCTTTTCTGTGAGTCGATCCTTGAGTGAGGATATATACGTGACAAAAGTGATCTTTAAAACCCATATTTAACACTTATCAGAAGGGTTTCTTTACTGCCTACACTGGAACATTATCGCAAATATACCAAGATGCACACACGTACACTGATATCTCATGTTCAGTCTCAAACACTTTCACTAAACATATCATTATAACCTCTGAAGTGAGGAAACTATAGATGAATTTGCTTTATACTCAGGTATGCAGTGACTCAACCACAGGCGATCAGCCCAACGCGGCCTGATAAGATTTGAGACAGAGGAGGAAGTTCTGTTAATAAAGAGATTGGAAGGTACACACCTAAAGAAACAAACAGTTAACAAGCAGGCCTTTAAAACATCAGGTATATGTACTTTCAGATTCATAATGGTTTCACGTTCATGCATATGGTCAGTTACATGTTTCTCACTGTAAAAAAGAAGTGTCTTTTCCAGCTTAATCAATATTTAATGGTCACATTGTACACTGTATTTCTCCATCTAGCATACATAAGGGTTTCGAGTACTTTTATGAAGGCTTATTTCGAACAAATTAAGAGTTTACTCTGTGCAATGTGTAGCAATGTTTATGTAGTCCTTATGTGTGCTTTATGCGGTAATACTCAGTTTTCCATACAACTTACTGTATTTATCTGTTTTGTggcattatttacattttacttaaAGATGTcagaaattatataatatttgtaaaactaTTTAAAGATCTATTTTTCAGAATTAAAGATTACGGAAATACCTGTCTTTGTCTTTCTTTAGTTTTTCAGTAGACACACCTGCTCTGTTCCAAGAAGACCAAGAGAAATGAATAAGGTGTATTAAATTTTTCAACCAGTGGGACAATATGAAATATAAGTCTCAGATGTCCCCAGAATGCTATTATAACATGCTGTACAATGGTCCTTTGATATTTGTGGGAGTTACGCTCTAAAAAACCCCTGCAAAATCTGTGAAGTAgtcagcttttttcttttttacaaataCTAAAGATGTTTTAAGGATGTAAAACCCTtaacaatctcacggcaattcgtaacttttcatttagtggctaattcttatgaattcaTACCATcaagtacgatttgctcatcccccaatgacagttgggtttaggggtggggttaggtgccacgcctcctttttaaaaaccgtacaatttcgtatgactgaacttgtacgaattagccactaaactggcaaaacgtaataTACTTTctggtgagatcaggctggtaaaacccctcactacaaactttatacacttttcttatACAGGCATTAACAATTTCATACTTTTCTCTTCTGTTTAagcactctcaaagttcaaactttcATAAATAAGttcagtattatagaatgaagtcaaagatcaaaacctgttgaGGCGCAAACATTCatcactgactacgtttacatggacatcagtaatcaaattatttgccttaatctaactaaaacaataataagattaaggtgttaatgagttgctttttgatgtttctttcatgatcccgtttaacatgttatagcacaaacttaaattaacatcattgcgtcatcacgctatccgcatttcctccggagtaattttgggtgtttcattgtTAATTTGtcgattttaactgcagtttggcactttcacttcaATTCATGCATGCtaccgtgacaaacgagatactggatgcaactatgaactgctggaagagttttgttttaatggaagatCTTACCGAATGCTGAGTGGAGGAAAAAAAACCTTCGAATTTCACGATACAGGTGTCTGTGGTGTGCattgactcggtaggtgcaaagagtgtcaaacaACCAAGTGTGTGtggacaacacaatctcacggcaattcgtgactatttgatttagtggctaatttgtatgaactcgtacaatctaattcgtacaatttagtacgatttgcttatcggccaatgacggttggggttaggtgccacgcctcctttttgaaatagtacattttcgtacgaatttgtacaaatcggcagctaaactgacaaaatgtaaaaaacatttccttgtgagatcaggctggtgtgGACTATCCTATCGCAGAACGTTGCGAAAAGTCATACATGACGGTAATAAttagattaaggtgtttacatgtcagtaatgcacttcaataatgcgattAAAATCGACTCCACACGTCCTAACTAAATTTctctttagttcaattatgaccttaatctgattacattaatcaaaaatggctgtttacatggttaactcttaatcagagtattataATCA contains:
- the ihha gene encoding Indian hedgehog signaling molecule a precursor (The RefSeq protein has 5 substitutions compared to this genomic sequence) encodes the protein MRLPVVFGLLVGCALIFAPVNEGCGPGRGHGKRRPPKKLTPLNYKQFSPNVAEKTLGASGRIEGKITRNSERFKELTPNYNPDIIFKDEENTGADRLMTQRCKDKLNSLAISVMNMWPGVKLRVTEGWDEDGNHFEDSLHYEGRAVDITTSDRDRNKYGMLARLAVEAGFDWVYYESKAHIHCSVKSEHSVAAKTGGCFPASALVTIEDGRLKTLESLQPGEKVLASSESDGSGTLVYSEVIAFLDRDPSARKQFFTIETDSGAKLSLTAAHLLFVSEGNCSGSAANAELRSVFASDVLPGQCVVSTQAAGQHGRLSRVSRIRMQEDRGVFAPLTSHGTVVVNGIVSSCYAAVDQHWLAHWAFGPLRVLYNWGGPVGHQVTGIHWYSSLLHWIGTQVLDPAHFHPWSMMDNDR